From a single Fulvivirga ulvae genomic region:
- the hemH gene encoding ferrochelatase has translation MNKTGLLVVNLGTPDAPEYGAVKRYLTEFLMDGRVIDLPFWKRFLLVNGIIAPFRSRKVAREYKKLWTGQGSPLLTHGLVLVHKLLQKFDSSPWDVEVELAMRYQNPSIKVGLEKLRAKGVGQIIVFPLFPQYASATTGSVNQKVMEVVSQWQVIPSIQFLNSYHGHPEFINAFAMKVLADIGKHRPDHVLFSYHGIPERHLDRIRAEADYCDAGCNCENEEYQPYCYRSACFQTSKLIAKSIGLGAGNYTTSFQSRLGKDPWVKPYTDATIEELTKKGVKNLLVVSPSFVADCLETTLEIGEEYRDLFLKNGGEQFNFTESLNADNLWVDAVFNIISTKYFKTEIPESGRIFSLADTGSNVLSSARSI, from the coding sequence ATGAATAAAACGGGGTTGTTGGTGGTAAACTTGGGTACACCGGATGCGCCGGAGTATGGAGCGGTAAAGCGATACCTGACGGAGTTTTTAATGGATGGCAGGGTAATAGATTTACCTTTTTGGAAGCGCTTCTTGCTGGTTAATGGCATCATCGCCCCATTTAGGTCGCGCAAAGTGGCCCGGGAATATAAAAAGCTATGGACAGGGCAGGGATCTCCATTATTGACCCACGGCCTGGTGCTGGTGCACAAGCTGTTGCAAAAGTTTGATAGCAGTCCCTGGGATGTAGAGGTGGAACTAGCTATGCGCTACCAAAACCCTTCCATAAAAGTGGGCCTGGAAAAATTACGGGCTAAGGGAGTGGGCCAGATCATTGTATTTCCCCTTTTTCCGCAGTATGCCTCCGCCACTACCGGTTCGGTTAACCAAAAAGTGATGGAGGTAGTCTCTCAATGGCAGGTGATACCAAGCATCCAGTTTCTCAACAGCTACCACGGCCACCCTGAATTTATCAATGCCTTTGCTATGAAAGTGTTAGCTGATATTGGCAAGCATCGGCCAGATCATGTACTTTTCAGCTATCATGGTATACCAGAGAGGCACCTAGACAGGATCAGGGCAGAGGCAGATTATTGCGATGCAGGCTGTAATTGTGAAAACGAAGAATATCAACCATATTGCTATCGAAGCGCCTGTTTTCAAACTTCAAAACTCATCGCTAAAAGTATTGGGCTGGGTGCGGGCAATTACACGACATCCTTTCAAAGCAGGCTGGGCAAAGACCCCTGGGTAAAGCCTTATACCGATGCCACGATTGAAGAGCTGACCAAAAAGGGCGTTAAAAACTTGCTTGTTGTATCCCCGTCCTTTGTAGCTGATTGTCTGGAAACAACCCTTGAAATAGGAGAGGAGTACCGCGACTTGTTTCTGAAAAACGGCGGAGAGCAGTTCAATTTCACGGAAAGCTTAAACGCTGATAACCTTTGGGTTGACGCAGTTTTTAACATTATAAGTACAAAATATTTCAAGACAGAAATACCTGAATCAGGTCGAATTTTTAGCCTGGCCGACACTGGAAGCAACGTGCTTTCATCTGCCAGATCGATTTAG
- a CDS encoding DHH family phosphoesterase, producing the protein MNIYKQIEEEIRNASHIVITSHKSADGDSVGCSLGLLHFIEKLGKKAVICHPDPAPDFLYWLDTSPILLMTQEPEKVTEAFLEADLIFCLDYHAVNRVGDMQPLLESATGKKVMIDHHLDPEEFPDIVVSQTSASSTSELIVDLIEESGHGKLLDEKIGTPLYLGMLTDTGTFRFPSVKPRTHEVLAKLLAAGVQHHLVHEYLNDNNTVSRLRLQGYAMSEKLEIMEDYQVAIISLSKEELARYNYKKGDTDSLANSALSIKGMRVAIVFTERDGIIKISFRSKGQENAVNVLAAEHFNGGGHANAAGGMSELSVSDTLDKIRKLIPEYFSKAIADN; encoded by the coding sequence ATGAACATATACAAACAAATCGAAGAGGAAATACGCAATGCTTCCCATATCGTTATCACATCCCACAAATCTGCCGACGGGGATTCTGTGGGCTGTTCGCTGGGGCTGTTGCATTTTATAGAAAAACTGGGTAAAAAGGCAGTGATTTGTCATCCGGATCCGGCACCCGATTTTTTATACTGGCTGGATACTTCGCCCATATTGCTGATGACCCAAGAACCTGAAAAGGTAACAGAGGCCTTTCTTGAAGCTGATTTGATCTTTTGCCTTGATTATCACGCCGTGAACAGGGTAGGGGATATGCAACCATTATTAGAATCAGCAACGGGCAAAAAAGTGATGATTGACCATCATCTTGACCCGGAAGAATTTCCTGATATTGTAGTTTCACAAACGTCTGCCTCGTCTACATCAGAGCTGATTGTAGATTTGATTGAAGAATCGGGCCATGGGAAATTATTGGATGAAAAAATAGGCACCCCTTTATATCTGGGTATGCTTACCGATACGGGGACTTTCCGGTTTCCATCGGTAAAGCCGAGAACACATGAAGTGCTAGCCAAGCTCCTTGCTGCGGGCGTACAGCATCATCTGGTCCATGAGTATCTTAATGATAATAACACCGTAAGTCGCTTGAGACTGCAAGGCTATGCCATGAGTGAAAAATTGGAAATTATGGAGGATTATCAGGTCGCTATTATTTCTTTATCCAAAGAGGAGCTTGCCAGATACAACTACAAAAAAGGCGATACTGATAGCCTTGCCAACTCTGCATTATCCATAAAAGGCATGAGGGTAGCTATCGTGTTTACCGAACGCGATGGAATTATCAAAATTTCGTTTCGCTCGAAAGGGCAGGAAAATGCTGTCAATGTGTTGGCGGCTGAACATTTTAATGGTGGAGGCCATGCCAATGCTGCAGGAGGTATGAGCGAACTATCCGTAAGTGATACCCTGGATAAGATCAGGAAATTGATACCGGAGTATTTTTCAAAGGCAATTGCAGATAACTGA
- a CDS encoding RtcB family protein, translated as MGKSKLKGKDLRKINYSNNQAISLAVDIISKHYKHSLKEEQLTLLHDVKQRYTEYLDHEHWSVLAREFQPVEVLKEKSEIPLLKDSGQFHVFGRKHITSNAYQQMELAMRLPIARKGAMMPDAHQGYGLPIGGVLATENAVIPYGVGLDIGCRMSLSIYDLNSRYLQKHAYQFKTALKERTNFGTGGELGIAQEHEILDRAEFGATSLLKQLHGKAVKQLGTSGSGNHFVEFGLVSLKQDNELGLPAGEYIGLLSHSGSRGLGASIAKHYMGIAMEKCLLPKSARHLAWLDLSTEEGQEYWLSMTLAGDYAKACHDQIHYHLSKYLGIKPVVNIENHHNFAWKEKQVDGEELIVHRKGATPASEGELGIIPGSMTAPGFIVRGKGHEGALQSASHGAGRKMSRQAARESISGSAMKKLLSEHKVTLIGGGTDEAPVAYKNIEEVMKSQKELVEVIGQFLPKIVRMDKN; from the coding sequence ATGGGCAAGAGTAAACTAAAGGGTAAAGACCTTAGGAAAATTAATTATTCAAATAATCAGGCCATTAGTTTGGCTGTTGATATCATTTCAAAACATTATAAACATTCCTTGAAAGAGGAGCAATTAACATTACTACATGATGTAAAACAACGCTATACAGAGTATCTGGATCACGAGCATTGGAGCGTATTGGCCCGGGAGTTTCAACCTGTGGAAGTGCTGAAGGAGAAATCTGAAATACCACTGCTTAAAGACAGTGGTCAGTTTCATGTATTTGGCCGAAAGCATATCACCAGCAATGCCTATCAGCAAATGGAGCTGGCCATGAGGCTGCCCATTGCCAGAAAAGGAGCAATGATGCCTGATGCGCATCAGGGCTATGGTCTGCCTATCGGCGGAGTACTGGCTACTGAAAATGCTGTGATACCTTACGGTGTAGGCCTGGACATAGGCTGTAGAATGAGTCTCAGTATCTATGATCTGAACTCAAGATACCTGCAAAAACATGCCTATCAGTTCAAAACAGCACTGAAAGAGAGAACCAATTTTGGTACAGGAGGTGAGCTGGGTATTGCTCAGGAGCATGAAATACTGGATCGTGCAGAGTTTGGAGCAACGAGCCTTCTAAAGCAGCTTCACGGAAAAGCCGTCAAGCAATTGGGTACATCGGGTTCCGGGAATCATTTTGTGGAGTTTGGGCTGGTCAGTTTGAAGCAGGACAATGAGCTGGGCTTGCCTGCGGGAGAATACATTGGTTTGTTGTCACACTCCGGTTCACGTGGTTTGGGAGCTTCCATAGCTAAGCACTACATGGGTATTGCTATGGAGAAGTGCCTGCTACCAAAAAGTGCCCGGCATCTAGCCTGGCTCGATCTGTCAACAGAAGAAGGGCAGGAATACTGGCTGTCTATGACTCTGGCAGGAGACTATGCCAAGGCATGTCATGATCAGATACATTATCATTTAAGTAAGTACTTGGGCATTAAGCCAGTGGTCAATATTGAGAACCATCACAATTTCGCATGGAAGGAAAAGCAGGTGGACGGTGAAGAGCTGATTGTTCACCGAAAGGGAGCAACTCCGGCCAGCGAAGGTGAGTTGGGAATCATACCCGGCTCGATGACCGCACCGGGCTTTATCGTTAGAGGTAAGGGCCATGAGGGTGCTTTGCAAAGCGCATCGCATGGCGCAGGAAGGAAGATGTCACGGCAAGCTGCCAGAGAGTCTATTTCTGGCAGCGCTATGAAAAAGTTACTCAGCGAGCACAAAGTCACTCTTATAGGAGGAGGGACAGATGAGGCCCCTGTAGCTTACAAAAACATCGAGGAGGTGATGAAGAGCCAGAAGGAACTGGTTGAGGTTATCGGCCAGTTTTTGCCAAAAATTGTGAGGATGGACAAAAATTAA
- the prfH gene encoding peptide chain release factor H, producing the protein MSLKTNNIYMQISAGRGPAECAWVVAQLLKYILSDFKAAGLVCKTLSRSLASEPGTLNSCLIQISGREARKRAEEWEGTVQWIGKSPYRKFHKRKNWFVGISLFVEAEHQDYKESDLVFNTYRASGPGGQHRNKVETAVRVTHKPSGITATASDSKSQLQNKKAAIEKIKLALNQLDIDQIQERIDEQWREHLSLQRGNPVRVFEGVGFLERL; encoded by the coding sequence ATGAGTTTAAAAACAAACAATATATACATGCAGATATCTGCCGGCAGAGGGCCGGCAGAATGTGCCTGGGTGGTGGCTCAGTTGCTCAAATACATACTTTCAGACTTTAAAGCAGCCGGTTTGGTTTGCAAAACTTTAAGCAGGAGTCTGGCCTCAGAGCCTGGTACGCTCAACTCGTGCCTGATCCAGATTAGTGGCCGGGAGGCCAGGAAAAGAGCAGAGGAGTGGGAGGGTACCGTACAATGGATAGGTAAGAGCCCTTACCGGAAATTTCATAAAAGAAAGAACTGGTTTGTGGGCATTAGTTTATTTGTGGAGGCTGAACATCAGGACTACAAAGAATCAGACCTGGTCTTCAATACTTACCGGGCATCCGGCCCGGGAGGTCAGCATCGCAATAAAGTGGAAACGGCAGTAAGAGTAACCCACAAGCCATCCGGCATAACTGCTACTGCCAGTGATTCAAAATCTCAGTTGCAAAATAAAAAGGCAGCGATAGAGAAAATAAAACTGGCCTTAAACCAACTCGATATTGATCAGATACAGGAGAGGATAGATGAGCAATGGCGTGAGCACTTATCACTTCAACGGGGAAATCCCGTCAGGGTATTTGAAGGAGTGGGGTTTTTGGAGAGGTTATGA
- a CDS encoding NUDIX domain-containing protein, with product MSPESAGILMYRIHNSKPEVFLVHPGGPFFKKKDEGSWTIPKGLPEKGEDLHKAALREFEEETGIKPESNLLPLGTIKQKGGKVVHCWAMEGNVNEGFMHSSNTFVIEWPPRSGKKQSFPEIDKAEFFPIDQAIIKINPAQVALIERLLLKLDQ from the coding sequence ATGTCACCCGAAAGTGCAGGTATATTGATGTACAGAATACACAATAGCAAGCCGGAAGTTTTTCTGGTTCACCCCGGTGGGCCTTTTTTCAAAAAAAAGGATGAAGGCTCATGGACTATTCCTAAAGGGTTGCCGGAAAAAGGAGAAGACCTGCACAAAGCTGCCCTGCGCGAGTTTGAAGAAGAAACGGGCATAAAGCCTGAGAGCAACTTGCTCCCTCTTGGTACTATAAAGCAAAAAGGAGGGAAAGTGGTACATTGCTGGGCAATGGAAGGCAATGTTAATGAAGGTTTTATGCATTCGAGCAATACATTTGTAATAGAGTGGCCTCCTCGATCTGGCAAGAAGCAAAGTTTTCCTGAAATAGATAAAGCTGAATTCTTCCCTATAGATCAGGCCATAATAAAAATTAATCCGGCGCAAGTGGCTTTAATTGAGCGCCTGCTACTTAAACTAGACCAATAA
- a CDS encoding DUF1801 domain-containing protein, which translates to MLRELDQYYLDKEEPTRGCLLALREIILKQDDNIKETRKYGMPCFCHGKKHFCYLWTDKKTDEPYILMVEGKHLSHPQLEKGTRARMKIFRVKAESDLPVDVIEAILKEGLELYR; encoded by the coding sequence ATGCTCAGAGAACTTGATCAATATTACCTGGACAAAGAGGAGCCAACCCGGGGCTGTTTGCTTGCTTTGAGAGAAATAATCCTTAAACAAGATGACAACATTAAAGAAACGCGCAAGTATGGGATGCCCTGCTTCTGCCATGGGAAAAAGCATTTTTGCTACCTTTGGACAGATAAAAAGACTGATGAGCCATACATCCTGATGGTAGAAGGAAAGCATCTCAGTCATCCACAACTGGAAAAAGGCACACGTGCCAGAATGAAAATATTCAGGGTCAAAGCGGAGAGTGATTTGCCTGTGGACGTTATTGAGGCTATTTTGAAAGAGGGGTTGGAGCTTTATCGGTGA
- a CDS encoding putative quinol monooxygenase, giving the protein MLIRIVRMTFREEEVDNFLKVFNTSKQKIRSFPGCNHLELHQDYNKGNVYVTYSHWDDEDALNNYRHSDLFKSVWSETKVLFADKPIAYSHREVMIV; this is encoded by the coding sequence ATGCTTATAAGAATAGTACGAATGACCTTCCGTGAGGAAGAAGTAGATAATTTTCTCAAGGTATTCAACACCAGCAAACAAAAGATCCGCTCCTTCCCCGGATGTAATCATTTGGAACTGCACCAAGACTACAACAAAGGCAATGTCTACGTCACTTACAGCCATTGGGATGACGAAGATGCCCTCAACAACTACCGCCATTCCGACCTCTTCAAGAGCGTATGGTCCGAGACAAAGGTGTTGTTTGCTGATAAGCCAATAGCTTATTCGCATAGGGAAGTGATGATAGTTTAG
- a CDS encoding SAM hydrolase/SAM-dependent halogenase family protein has protein sequence MAIITFLSDFGESDHYVSAVKAKILSINPGISVVDISHQIASCDIAHAAYVLKAVFREFPKGTVHLVAVNTSGQPGDKYIAIELEGHFFIGTDNGLFGLISDQEARFKVDINSISPVKSTFPAKQVFAPAAAKLASGKALQDLGSPLKEYKRMLGRHLKANKKQIVGNVIRVDHYGNLITNIDKTTFDILSKEKGYNITFGRENSRRIVDNVNGADAGDVFIIFNDQGYMELGINQGIASELLGLDYDSPVIINFDE, from the coding sequence ATGGCTATAATCACATTTTTATCTGACTTTGGAGAAAGTGATCATTACGTGTCAGCCGTTAAAGCAAAAATTCTTTCCATCAACCCTGGCATCTCTGTTGTAGATATCAGTCACCAGATAGCTTCCTGTGATATTGCTCATGCTGCGTATGTACTCAAAGCCGTTTTCCGGGAATTTCCCAAAGGCACTGTGCACCTGGTAGCAGTGAATACCTCCGGGCAGCCCGGGGACAAATACATTGCCATAGAACTTGAAGGCCATTTCTTTATAGGTACGGATAACGGATTATTTGGTTTGATCAGTGATCAGGAAGCCCGGTTTAAGGTGGATATTAATTCAATCTCACCTGTAAAATCTACCTTTCCGGCCAAACAGGTATTTGCTCCTGCCGCTGCAAAACTGGCCAGTGGTAAGGCACTGCAGGATTTGGGTTCACCGCTTAAAGAATACAAACGCATGCTTGGAAGGCACCTTAAAGCAAATAAAAAGCAGATCGTTGGCAACGTCATCAGGGTAGATCATTATGGCAACCTGATCACTAATATTGACAAAACTACTTTTGACATTCTTAGCAAAGAAAAAGGCTATAACATTACGTTTGGCCGAGAAAACAGTCGCCGGATAGTGGACAATGTAAATGGCGCTGATGCGGGAGATGTATTTATAATTTTTAACGATCAGGGGTATATGGAACTGGGCATTAACCAAGGCATAGCTTCCGAGCTGCTGGGCCTGGACTATGACAGTCCCGTGATCATCAATTTTGACGAATAA
- a CDS encoding PhoH family protein, giving the protein MVEKVITLENISLIDFLGVQNKNITEVASAFPKSKIVSRGNEIRIKGSTTEILKINDILNSLIEHYHKYGKVTEDNVQTYLAKEAEEKLPDEEEVLIYGTRGFTIKPKTINQQKLVYAVRENDLVFALGPAGTGKTYISVALAVKALKNKQVKKIIITRPAVEAGETLGFLPGDLKEKLDPYLRPIYDALFDMVPSEKLRYYMENNIIEIAPLAYMRGRTLNNAFILLDEAQNTTPMQIKMFLTRMGPNSKVIITGDTSQIDLPKKQKSGLIESIKILRPVKGIGFVELTGKDVVRHKIVKDIIAAYDDHEKKETENGNRSTR; this is encoded by the coding sequence TTGGTAGAGAAAGTCATTACGCTGGAAAATATCTCCCTTATAGACTTCCTGGGAGTACAGAATAAAAACATCACAGAAGTAGCTTCAGCCTTCCCAAAGAGCAAAATTGTGTCGCGTGGCAATGAGATCCGGATCAAGGGTAGCACTACAGAAATTCTCAAAATCAATGATATATTAAACTCGCTTATAGAACATTATCACAAGTACGGAAAAGTGACCGAAGATAATGTGCAGACTTACCTTGCCAAAGAAGCTGAAGAGAAGCTTCCTGACGAAGAAGAAGTGCTGATTTATGGTACGCGTGGGTTTACGATAAAACCGAAAACCATCAATCAACAGAAGCTGGTATATGCGGTTAGAGAAAATGACCTGGTTTTTGCTTTGGGGCCAGCCGGTACCGGTAAAACGTATATTTCGGTGGCATTGGCCGTTAAAGCACTCAAGAACAAACAGGTAAAGAAGATCATTATTACCAGGCCAGCCGTGGAAGCTGGAGAAACACTGGGCTTTCTACCCGGAGATCTTAAAGAGAAGCTGGATCCTTATCTCAGGCCCATCTATGATGCGCTATTTGATATGGTGCCTTCGGAGAAGCTGAGGTACTATATGGAAAATAATATTATTGAAATTGCCCCGTTGGCATATATGCGGGGAAGAACACTTAATAATGCCTTTATACTGCTTGATGAAGCGCAGAACACAACACCGATGCAGATCAAGATGTTCCTGACCAGAATGGGACCTAACTCGAAGGTTATCATTACCGGTGACACTTCGCAGATAGACCTGCCTAAGAAGCAAAAGTCTGGTTTGATAGAGTCAATTAAGATACTTCGTCCCGTTAAGGGCATCGGTTTTGTAGAGCTTACAGGCAAAGATGTAGTGAGGCATAAAATAGTAAAAGACATCATAGCTGCCTATGATGATCATGAAAAAAAGGAAACAGAAAATGGTAACCGTTCAACTCGCTGA
- a CDS encoding GNAT family N-acetyltransferase — translation MKKRKQKMVTVQLADSNKLLKQAFRVREEVFVNEQQVARDEEFDIFEDESHHFVAHYGDVPCGAARWRTTEEGIKLERFAVKKAYRGRGIGALLVESVLEHIAVQPDVAGKKLYLNAQLTAMALYHKFGFKPEGDRFMECNIEHQKMVREIG, via the coding sequence ATGAAAAAAAGGAAACAGAAAATGGTAACCGTTCAACTCGCTGATAGCAATAAGCTATTAAAACAGGCCTTCAGGGTCAGGGAAGAAGTATTTGTCAATGAGCAACAGGTAGCTCGTGACGAAGAGTTTGATATTTTTGAAGACGAATCACATCACTTTGTTGCCCATTATGGAGATGTGCCGTGTGGTGCAGCACGCTGGAGAACCACCGAGGAAGGTATTAAACTGGAACGATTTGCCGTAAAGAAAGCTTATCGTGGCAGGGGAATTGGAGCACTTTTGGTAGAAAGTGTATTGGAGCATATCGCTGTTCAGCCCGATGTCGCAGGTAAAAAGCTGTATCTCAACGCTCAGCTTACAGCAATGGCACTTTATCATAAGTTTGGTTTCAAGCCTGAAGGTGACCGCTTCATGGAGTGCAATATCGAACACCAGAAAATGGTAAGGGAAATTGGATAA
- a CDS encoding GNAT family N-acetyltransferase, with the protein MDKKITYRLATSDDLTDIVRMLADDELGSKRERFEEPLPQSYVRAFVDIARDPHQELTVVEEDGRIIGVFQLTFIQYLTYQGGIRAQIEGVRVEAGYRGKGYGKKIFEYAIDRARNRGAHLLQLTTDKQRPEAIEFYEALGFVASHEGMKMHF; encoded by the coding sequence TTGGATAAAAAAATCACCTATCGGCTGGCTACATCGGATGATCTCACAGACATCGTCAGAATGCTTGCGGATGACGAACTTGGCTCTAAAAGAGAACGTTTTGAGGAGCCTTTGCCTCAAAGTTACGTCAGGGCATTTGTTGATATTGCCAGAGACCCTCACCAGGAACTGACGGTAGTAGAAGAAGATGGGAGAATTATTGGTGTTTTTCAACTCACCTTTATCCAGTACCTGACTTACCAGGGCGGTATTAGGGCGCAGATAGAAGGTGTAAGGGTGGAGGCCGGCTACAGAGGAAAGGGCTATGGCAAGAAAATATTTGAGTATGCCATAGACAGAGCACGCAACAGAGGTGCGCACCTGCTGCAACTCACCACAGACAAACAGCGGCCCGAAGCCATTGAATTTTATGAAGCCCTCGGCTTTGTGGCCTCCCATGAGGGAATGAAAATGCACTTTTGA
- a CDS encoding ComEC/Rec2 family competence protein: protein MLRWIPYAFVRVTAFFIAGILAGIYFGGILNFTGLFLICLAMILFYGLIFFLLKKSFFSNNHFIAIVGFFTMAMLGYLRVSYADETRNAGHIIHHIGETSYYLVTLQNPGEERAKTIKFEAEIKGVKKGDQWLQSSGKIYLYIDKSRQLKYGDQLLVKGKPGAIKPPQNPGEFDYKRFLSFKNIYHQHYLREGDFQVVGNTQNPVFAFAFWAKAWAAGVLAENVDSNRELGIVQALVMGIKDDLDDDTQKAYAASGATHVLAVSGLHVGIIYGIIFFVLSRFQTSARGRWIVAGICILILWFYALLTGLSPSVLRAVTMFTFVIIGQATGRDSNIYNTLAISAFCILMYDPLLIMSLGFQLSYLAVLGIVYVQPRIYNLYVPDQLVLDKLWAITSVALAAQLATAPLCLLYFHQFPTYFFLSNIVVIPGAMGVLCMGLGVLALSFMPALSAALGWLLKWWVYGMNESILAIRKFPFSQITNISLTGLEAVLVFGIIISFLIFFHYKKLRYAWSAVIFSLAFSISHAAGLFATTDKVTIYKINGHTAVDFMVQGDSYLYTDPDFEMTDRKVDFHVEPNHLLSGISRMHWLHHEQVGWIKVVNNVHLAWFRGSSFAMLSEPVPQLTKLKKTFKVDYVLVCKSFDKDLAWIQDNFLFKRIILDGSLSWYQAKRFRKEAEELALPYYSVYDNGAYELELN, encoded by the coding sequence GTGTTACGCTGGATACCATATGCATTCGTCAGAGTTACTGCTTTTTTTATTGCCGGCATACTGGCGGGCATTTATTTTGGTGGTATCTTGAATTTTACAGGACTGTTCCTGATATGCCTTGCAATGATATTATTTTATGGGCTTATCTTCTTCCTGCTTAAGAAAAGCTTCTTTTCAAATAATCACTTTATTGCGATAGTTGGCTTTTTTACAATGGCCATGTTAGGCTATTTAAGAGTAAGTTATGCTGATGAGACGAGGAATGCGGGTCACATCATTCATCATATAGGTGAAACGTCCTACTATCTTGTTACTCTGCAAAATCCCGGAGAAGAGCGGGCAAAAACCATAAAGTTTGAGGCAGAGATAAAAGGTGTTAAGAAGGGCGACCAGTGGTTACAAAGCTCAGGCAAGATCTATCTGTACATTGATAAAAGCCGGCAGTTAAAATACGGAGATCAACTGCTTGTCAAAGGAAAGCCGGGAGCTATCAAACCACCACAGAATCCCGGTGAATTTGACTACAAGAGGTTCCTGAGCTTCAAAAATATTTATCATCAACATTATCTAAGGGAAGGAGACTTTCAGGTTGTAGGAAATACGCAGAACCCTGTATTTGCTTTTGCATTTTGGGCTAAGGCCTGGGCTGCAGGTGTACTTGCGGAAAATGTAGATTCAAACCGCGAATTGGGCATTGTTCAGGCACTGGTGATGGGCATAAAGGACGATCTTGATGACGACACTCAAAAGGCCTATGCCGCTTCAGGGGCTACGCACGTGCTGGCTGTCTCAGGGCTTCATGTCGGGATTATTTATGGCATTATCTTCTTCGTGCTGAGCAGGTTCCAAACCTCCGCTCGAGGAAGGTGGATTGTGGCAGGCATATGCATTCTTATTCTTTGGTTTTATGCCCTGCTCACTGGCCTGTCGCCTTCGGTTTTGCGGGCAGTAACGATGTTTACGTTCGTGATCATAGGTCAGGCTACGGGTCGTGATTCCAATATTTACAATACACTTGCAATTTCAGCTTTCTGCATCCTGATGTATGATCCACTCCTGATCATGTCACTTGGTTTTCAATTGTCCTACCTTGCTGTGTTGGGTATAGTGTATGTTCAGCCACGGATTTATAATCTTTATGTGCCTGATCAATTGGTTTTGGATAAGTTATGGGCAATAACCTCGGTAGCACTGGCTGCCCAGTTGGCAACTGCGCCTTTATGCTTGCTGTATTTTCACCAGTTTCCAACTTACTTTTTTTTATCCAATATCGTGGTTATCCCCGGAGCTATGGGCGTGCTTTGTATGGGGCTCGGTGTTTTGGCACTAAGTTTTATGCCTGCACTTTCAGCGGCTTTAGGGTGGCTTTTAAAATGGTGGGTTTACGGGATGAACGAAAGCATTCTTGCCATCAGAAAATTCCCATTTTCCCAAATTACTAACATCAGCCTTACCGGACTCGAAGCTGTATTGGTGTTTGGTATCATTATCTCCTTTTTGATTTTCTTCCATTATAAAAAACTGCGTTACGCATGGTCTGCCGTCATATTCTCATTGGCTTTTAGTATATCACATGCTGCCGGACTGTTTGCCACCACTGATAAAGTTACGATCTATAAAATCAACGGACATACGGCGGTTGATTTTATGGTTCAGGGAGACTCTTATTTATACACTGATCCTGATTTTGAAATGACTGACCGTAAGGTTGACTTTCACGTTGAACCTAATCATTTGCTTTCAGGCATCTCACGTATGCATTGGTTGCACCATGAGCAGGTTGGATGGATAAAGGTGGTAAATAATGTTCATCTGGCCTGGTTTAGAGGTAGTAGCTTTGCAATGCTGAGCGAGCCTGTTCCCCAATTAACAAAGCTGAAAAAAACATTTAAGGTGGATTATGTGCTTGTATGTAAAAGCTTTGATAAAGACCTGGCATGGATTCAGGATAACTTTCTTTTCAAAAGGATTATTCTGGACGGATCATTGTCTTGGTATCAGGCAAAGCGATTTAGAAAGGAGGCAGAGGAGTTGGCTTTACCCTATTACTCTGTGTATGATAATGGTGCTTACGAACTGGAACTCAACTAA